GGCCACGGAAAGCACGTTGATGGGCTGCGTATCCTGGAGCATGCGGTTTTTTCCGGATGGCATCATCACGCCGGATCGCATGGCCGCAGCGGAGATTGCCGCTGGTGAGGTGATCCAGCCGCTGGAACAGGATTACCACGCCCGCCACTGGCAAATGGCGATCGGGACATCCGGCACCGCGCGCTCTCTGGCCGACGTGATGGAACTCAACGACATTGCCAGCGGCGGCATCACCAAAGCTGGCCTGGCGCGTATTCGCCACATCCTGCTGGATGCCGGCCACGTCGACAAAGTAAAGCTCAACGGCCTGCGTGACGACCGGCGCCCGGTACTGGCCGGTGGCTTTGCCATTATGGCCGCCGTGTTTGATCTGCTGGGCATCGAGCGCATGCAGATCACCCAGGGCGCCTTGCGTGACGGCGTCTTGTACGATCTCCTGGGCCGCCACGGCCAGCACGATATCCGCACGCAAACCGTCAACGGTTTCCTGCGGCGTTATCACACCGACGCCGCCCAGGCGCAGCGCGTGGCCACGCTGGCGCTGCATCTGGCGCAAACCATGCCGCAAGTGAACGCCGCGCTGGCGCTGGACGTGTATTACGCCGCCATGCTGCATGAAGTGGGCCGGGCGATTTCGCACACCAGTTATCACAAGCATTCCGCCTACATCCTGCAGCACGCCGATATGCCAGGATTCTCCCGTCGCGAGCAAGCGCAACTGGGCTCGCTGGTGCTGGCGCAGCGCGGCAAGCTGGAAAAAGCCGGCAAGCCATCCGGTGAGGCCCTGTGGCAGGGCGTGCTGGCGCTGCGCCTGGCGTGCATCATTCATCGCGCCCGGCACAATGACCCGGACCCGGACTGTACGCTCAACGCCGTCGGCAAACGTTATACCCTCAGTCTGCCCGCTGGCTGGCTGGATGCCCGCCCCCTAACCCGGCACGCATTGATGGAGGAATCCCACGCATGGCAAACCGTCGGTCACGAACTGGCAATCGCAGAACACAACGCGTAAGACATCATCCGCGCGCAGATAAAGCCGGTTTGCAACCCGGAACCCTGGTCTATGTGGGCGACGCGCCCACGCAAGAATCCCTGGCCACGCTGATCGAGTTTGGGCCCAAGAGCGACGATCTCTCATCTCACCCGCTAAGCCCGAACGACTGCAACCTGCCCGCGCCCCGACCGGATCATACGGTCTGGGTGAACGTGCACGGTTTGTCGAACACCGAATTCATCAAGACCATCGGCCGCCACTTCGGCCTGCACCCGCTGGTGCAGGAAGACATCCTCAATACCGGCCAGCGCGCCAAGGTCGAGGTCTATCCCGGTTACCTCTTTATCACCGCGCGCCTTGTGCATGCGGATGAAAACGCCAATATCGACAGCGAACAAGTCGCAATCGTCCTTGGGCAAAACTGGGTGCTGACTTTCCAGGAGCGCCCGACCGGCTCGTTCAAAGGCATCCGTGAAGCGCTGCAGAACGAACAATCGCAATTGCGGCGCTGGGGGGCGGACTACCTGGTGTATTCCATGCTGGACAAGCTGGTGGACCGCTATTTCACCGTGCTGGAAGCCATTGGTGAGCGCATCGAGGCGGTAGAAGACAGCTTTGAAGACGGCAGCGGCCCGGATCACTTGAGCGAAATCCAGAACCTGCGGCGCTCTTTGCTGGCGGTCAAACGCGGCCTGTGGCCGTTGCGGGAAATGGTCAACACACTGCAGCGGGACGAACCGGACTTTTTCCGCAACGAAACGCAGCTCTACCTGCGCGACGTGTACGATCACACCGTGCAATTGATCGAAAGCGTGGAAGCCCTGCGGGATCTGGTCGGCAGCTTGCAAGACACGTATCTCTCGCTGCAGTCGCACCGCATGAACCTGCAAATGCGCGTGCTGACCGTGATTACCACGATCTTCCTGCCGCTCAGTCTGCTTGCCGGGATCTACGGCATGAACTTCGAGAACATCCCCGAACTGCATACGCACAACGGCTATTTTGTGCTGCTGGGCGTGATGGTGCTGATCGCGGTCAGCCTTGCCGGGTATTTCAAGTACAAGCGGTGGTTCTGAGTTCTCCGGCTACGGATGGTTGAACCACCACACCGACAAAAAGAGACCCAGCATCATCAGGGCGATGGCCACTTTGGCGATCGCCCCCAGTACCAGCCCCAGCCAGGTGGCGACACCGGCTTTGCCGGCCTGGACAATACCCCGGCGGGCATAGAGTTCACCGGCTACCGCGCCAATGAACGGCCCCAGGATCAGGCCGGGAATCCCGAAGAACATGCCGACAATCGAGCCAAGCAGCGCGCCGCTCACCGCCTGCTTGCTGGCGCCGGCATGTTTGGCCCCCAGCGCGCTGGCCATCCAGTCCAGCAGGGCGGAAAACAGCATCAGCAACAGCAAAATGCCTAGCGTGATGTAGCCCACGCGGGTAAACCCGTCGATCCACGCCGCGACCAGCATGCCAAAGAACAAAAAAGGGGTGCCGGGCAAGAGCGGGAAAACGGTGCCGACAAGGCCCGTGAGCATGAGTGCAATGGCGACGACCCACCACCAGATATTGCCGTCGGCCAGCAGGGTTTCGGACATGTGTTCAGTGCCTTTGAGGTTAACCCGCAGACACTAGCACACCGTTTGCAATGTCGATGCGGGCAAGGCAACAGGCGGTAAAAGTGGGCAATAAAAAAGCACCGCCACGGCGGTGCTTTTTTATTGAAGCGTGTTCTCTCAGGCGCGGTTGCCGGAGCGCGAGGACCACCAGAACAGATGCAGACCCAGCAGAATCATCGGCAGCGACAGCCACTGACCCATCGACAGCCCAAACTGCAGCAGGCCGAGGAAATCGTCGGGCTCGCGGGTGAATTCCACACAGAAGCGGCACAGGCCATAGCCGAACATGAACAGGCCAGAGATCTGCCCCACCTTGCGTGGCTTGCCGGAGTACACATACAACACCACGAACAGCAGCAGCCCTTCAGTCAGCATTTCGTACAGTTGCGACGGATGACGCGGCAGCATGCCGAACTCAACCAGCCATTGTTGCCATTGCGGGTTGCGCAGCGCGGCGGCGGCGTCGGCGTTGGCCGCAGATGGAAAACCCATCGACCATGGCAGGGTGGGCGTCGTTACCCGGCCCCACAGTTCGCCATTGATAAAGTTGCCCAGACGGCCGAACATCAAGCCCAGCGGCACCAGCGGGGCGATGAAGTCGGTGACGGCAAAAAAGCGGCGGTGCGTCTTGTATGCAAAGACCCACATCGCTACCAGCACGCCAATAAAGCCGCCGTGGAAGGACATGCCGCCTTCCCACACCTTGAAGATGTCGAACGGGTGGCTGAAATAAAAATCCGGCTTATAGAACAATACATAACCCAGGCGCCCGCCCAGAATGACCCCAAGGACGCCGTAAAACAGCAGGTCATCCAGTTCATTGAGCTGCCAGCCCGCCGGGCGGCCAAGCTTGATGCGGCGGCGACCGAGCACCAGAAAAAGCAGAAAGCCGACCAGGTACATCAGCCCGTACCAGTGGATCGCGATCGGGCCAGCTTTAAGGGCGATCGGGTTGAAATGCGGGTGGATTAGCATGTGAGGCTGGCTTTTGGATAAAATCGGGCATTATACAGCAACGCCTTTTAACCCAAACGCGCCAAAAGCCTGTTTCACTCTACGGATTGCGCCACCCACACCCCGGGTGACGACGCGGTTCGCGGTATGCTTGAGTCATTCATCAAACGGTGGTTTCTGCTGCAAGAGGCAGCGGAACCTTTCCGGTTTTTCAGGACAAGTAATATGCCAGCCTATCGTTCCCGCACTTCCACGCACGGCCGCAACATGGCCGGTGCCCGCGCACTGTGGCGCGCCACCGGTATGAAAGACGATGATTTCGGCAAGCCGATCATCGCCATCGCCAACTCCTTCACCCAGTTCGTGCCCGGTCACGTGCACCTGCACAACCTGGGTCAGCTGGTGGCGCGCGAAATTGAAAAAGCCGGCGGCATCGCCAAGGAATTCAACACCATCGCCGTGGATGACGGTATCGCCATGGGTCACGGCGGCATGTTGTACAGCCTGCCCAGCCGCGATCTGATTGCCGATTCGGTCGAATACATGGTGAACGCACACTGCGCCGATGCGCTGGTGTGTATCTCCAACTGCGACAAGATCACCCCGGGGATGTTGATGGCCGCCATGCGCCTCAATATTCCGGTGATCTTTGTGTCCGGCGGCCCCATGGAGGCCGGCAAGGTGAACTGGCGCGGTGAAGAGCGCCACGTTGACCTGATCGACGCCATGATCGAAGCCGCCAACCCGAACGTCACTGACGCTGAAGTGGCCTCGATGGAGCGTTCGGCTTGCCCGACCTGTGGCTCCTGCTCTGGCATGTTTACCGCAAACTCCATGAACTGCCTGACCGAGGCGCTGGGCTTGTCGCTGCCGGGCAATGGCTCGCTGGTGGCCACCCACGCTGACCGCAAGCAATTGTTCCTGCAAGCTGGCCGCACGATTGTCGAACTGGCGCGTCGTTTTTACGAACAGGAAGACCAGTCGGTCCTGCCGCGCAACATTGCGACGATCGAAGCCTTTGAAAACGCCATGAGCCTTGACGTGGCCATGGGCGGCTCGACCAACACCGTGTTGCATCTGCTGGCCGCCGCGTCTGAAGCGGGCGTGGATTTCAAGATGGCGCAGATCGATGCCATCAGCCGCAAGGTGCCGTGCCTGGCCAAGGTCGCACCGGCCACGCAGAAGTACCACATGGAAGACGTGCACCGCGCGGGTGGCGTCATGGGTATTCTGGCCGAGCTGGATCGCGCCGGCCTGATCAACCGTGAAGTCAGCACCGTGCACGCGCCGACCATGGCCGAAGCGCTGGCCAAGTGGGACATCATGCAGGTCGAGAACGACAGCGTGGCGCATCACTTCTACCGCGCAGCGCCGGGCGGCATTCCGACCACGATCGCGTTCTCGCAATCCATGCGGTACCCGACCCTGGACAACGACCGCGCCGACGGTTGTATCCGCAGCAAGGAGCACGCCTACAGCCAGGACGGTGGTCTGGCCGTGCTGTACGGCAATATTGCTGAGCGCGGTTGTATCGTGAAAACTGCAGGCGTGGATGACTCCATCCTCAAGTTCTCGGGCCGCGCCCGTGTGTTCCAGAGCCAGGACGACGCCGTTGAGGCCATCCTGAACGATCAAGTGGTGGCCGGGGATGTGGTCGTGATCGTCTACGAA
The genomic region above belongs to Silvimonas iriomotensis and contains:
- the ppx gene encoding exopolyphosphatase produces the protein MADDNLIAAVDLGSNSFRLQVARVLENTVVPLDTFKETVRLGAGLDERNYLTPGAQQQALEALARFGERLRGLQPEQVRAVATNTFRVAKNGQTFLPQAEAALGFPIEIIGGREEARLIYIGASHSLPSSREKRLVVDIGGGSTEFIVGRQYNPLATESTLMGCVSWSMRFFPDGIITPDRMAAAEIAAGEVIQPLEQDYHARHWQMAIGTSGTARSLADVMELNDIASGGITKAGLARIRHILLDAGHVDKVKLNGLRDDRRPVLAGGFAIMAAVFDLLGIERMQITQGALRDGVLYDLLGRHGQHDIRTQTVNGFLRRYHTDAAQAQRVATLALHLAQTMPQVNAALALDVYYAAMLHEVGRAISHTSYHKHSAYILQHADMPGFSRREQAQLGSLVLAQRGKLEKAGKPSGEALWQGVLALRLACIIHRARHNDPDPDCTLNAVGKRYTLSLPAGWLDARPLTRHALMEESHAWQTVGHELAIAEHNA
- the lgt gene encoding prolipoprotein diacylglyceryl transferase, whose product is MLIHPHFNPIALKAGPIAIHWYGLMYLVGFLLFLVLGRRRIKLGRPAGWQLNELDDLLFYGVLGVILGGRLGYVLFYKPDFYFSHPFDIFKVWEGGMSFHGGFIGVLVAMWVFAYKTHRRFFAVTDFIAPLVPLGLMFGRLGNFINGELWGRVTTPTLPWSMGFPSAANADAAAALRNPQWQQWLVEFGMLPRHPSQLYEMLTEGLLLFVVLYVYSGKPRKVGQISGLFMFGYGLCRFCVEFTREPDDFLGLLQFGLSMGQWLSLPMILLGLHLFWWSSRSGNRA
- the ilvD gene encoding dihydroxy-acid dehydratase, with amino-acid sequence MPAYRSRTSTHGRNMAGARALWRATGMKDDDFGKPIIAIANSFTQFVPGHVHLHNLGQLVAREIEKAGGIAKEFNTIAVDDGIAMGHGGMLYSLPSRDLIADSVEYMVNAHCADALVCISNCDKITPGMLMAAMRLNIPVIFVSGGPMEAGKVNWRGEERHVDLIDAMIEAANPNVTDAEVASMERSACPTCGSCSGMFTANSMNCLTEALGLSLPGNGSLVATHADRKQLFLQAGRTIVELARRFYEQEDQSVLPRNIATIEAFENAMSLDVAMGGSTNTVLHLLAAASEAGVDFKMAQIDAISRKVPCLAKVAPATQKYHMEDVHRAGGVMGILAELDRAGLINREVSTVHAPTMAEALAKWDIMQVENDSVAHHFYRAAPGGIPTTIAFSQSMRYPTLDNDRADGCIRSKEHAYSQDGGLAVLYGNIAERGCIVKTAGVDDSILKFSGRARVFQSQDDAVEAILNDQVVAGDVVVIVYEGPKGGPGMQEMLYPTSYLKSKGLGKACALLTDGRFSGGTSGLSIGHASPEAAEGGAIGLVQEGDAIDIDIPNRTISLRVTDEELAHRRAKMEAKGKDAWKPVGRERFVSAALRAYAAMTTSADTGAVRDVAQVERK
- the corA gene encoding magnesium/cobalt transporter CorA, producing MQPGTLVYVGDAPTQESLATLIEFGPKSDDLSSHPLSPNDCNLPAPRPDHTVWVNVHGLSNTEFIKTIGRHFGLHPLVQEDILNTGQRAKVEVYPGYLFITARLVHADENANIDSEQVAIVLGQNWVLTFQERPTGSFKGIREALQNEQSQLRRWGADYLVYSMLDKLVDRYFTVLEAIGERIEAVEDSFEDGSGPDHLSEIQNLRRSLLAVKRGLWPLREMVNTLQRDEPDFFRNETQLYLRDVYDHTVQLIESVEALRDLVGSLQDTYLSLQSHRMNLQMRVLTVITTIFLPLSLLAGIYGMNFENIPELHTHNGYFVLLGVMVLIAVSLAGYFKYKRWF
- a CDS encoding DUF456 domain-containing protein; this translates as MSETLLADGNIWWWVVAIALMLTGLVGTVFPLLPGTPFLFFGMLVAAWIDGFTRVGYITLGILLLLMLFSALLDWMASALGAKHAGASKQAVSGALLGSIVGMFFGIPGLILGPFIGAVAGELYARRGIVQAGKAGVATWLGLVLGAIAKVAIALMMLGLFLSVWWFNHP